A genomic stretch from Desulfotignum balticum DSM 7044 includes:
- a CDS encoding ATP-binding protein — protein sequence MIISIASGKGGTGKTTVAANLAASLNQPVTVLDCDVEEPNLHLFLHPDIQSREKVIAPVPEIDLDRCTFCKKCMDICRFNAIAVTANTVVTFPELCHSCGGCTVICPENAVTEKERILGTVETGTVPLPDMNFGQGLLDIGQVMVPPVIRQVKSHRAPDQGITLIDAPPGTSCPVIAAMKDTDFVILVTEPTPFGLNDLKLAVETVRLLNIPHGLIINRAGMGDDAVYAYAKDKNLPVLMEIPYDKAIAQAYSKGDLIISQQEDYKEKFQTLYKKICLLADSEKCAP from the coding sequence ATGATCATCAGCATTGCAAGCGGAAAAGGCGGTACCGGAAAGACAACGGTTGCCGCCAATCTGGCCGCTTCATTGAATCAGCCGGTCACGGTGCTCGATTGTGATGTGGAAGAACCCAACCTCCATTTATTTTTGCACCCGGACATCCAATCCCGGGAAAAAGTGATTGCACCCGTGCCGGAAATCGATCTGGACCGGTGCACGTTCTGCAAGAAATGTATGGACATCTGCCGGTTCAATGCCATTGCAGTCACGGCAAACACCGTGGTCACGTTTCCTGAACTGTGCCATTCCTGCGGCGGATGCACGGTCATCTGTCCGGAAAATGCCGTCACTGAAAAAGAACGGATTTTAGGCACCGTGGAAACCGGCACCGTGCCGCTGCCGGACATGAATTTTGGCCAGGGATTGCTGGACATCGGCCAGGTCATGGTCCCGCCCGTGATCCGCCAGGTCAAATCCCACCGGGCCCCGGATCAGGGCATCACCTTGATCGACGCCCCGCCCGGCACGTCATGTCCGGTCATCGCCGCCATGAAAGACACAGATTTTGTCATTCTGGTCACAGAACCCACCCCATTCGGACTCAATGACCTGAAACTGGCCGTAGAAACCGTGCGGCTGCTGAATATTCCCCACGGCCTGATCATCAACCGGGCCGGAATGGGAGATGATGCCGTATATGCCTATGCCAAAGATAAAAACCTGCCGGTTCTCATGGAAATTCCCTATGACAAGGCCATTGCCCAGGCCTATTCCAAAGGCGATCTGATCATCTCACAGCAGGAAGATTACAAAGAAAAATTTCAAACCCTTTACAAAAAAATCTGCCTTCTGGCAGATTCAGAAAAGTGTGCCCCATGA
- a CDS encoding response regulator encodes MIYAVLAAKDKQTFEKMAGVLQQSPMDIQWIDTGKSVLERISRAGEKGEKIDLVIMDETLADMTGRELVEQVTMTSPMTSCVAVSTLSADEFHETYEGYGVLMQLPPAPDAESGEKLVAILKKLNLIVI; translated from the coding sequence ATGATATACGCGGTACTGGCGGCAAAAGACAAACAGACATTTGAAAAAATGGCAGGGGTGTTACAGCAGTCTCCAATGGATATTCAGTGGATCGACACGGGGAAATCCGTTTTGGAACGCATCTCCCGGGCCGGGGAAAAAGGGGAAAAAATTGATCTGGTGATCATGGACGAAACCCTGGCAGACATGACCGGCCGGGAACTGGTGGAACAAGTGACCATGACAAGTCCCATGACCAGCTGTGTTGCAGTCAGCACGTTATCTGCAGATGAATTTCATGAGACGTATGAAGGATATGGCGTACTCATGCAGCTGCCACCAGCCCCGGATGCTGAATCCGGAGAAAAACTGGTGGCCATCTTGAAAAAACTGAACCTAATTGTAATTTAA
- a CDS encoding 4Fe-4S binding protein, which produces MKELVILSGKGGTGKTSLTAAFAGLKSSLMLCDADVDAADLHLIMAPDVQETHDFVGGNEAVIDPDRCTGCGTCLELCRFDAIDENQGEYTVDVLNCEGCGVCVDMCPESAIDFPRKTCGQWFVSHTRFGPMVHARLGIAEENSGRLVALVREQAKKRARDAHIDLILTDGPPGIGCPVIASIGQASAILIVAEPTVSGIHDMKRVGELAAHFKIPAMVCINKFDLNLDQTRAIETIAREKNILVAGKIPFDPAFTKAMIQIQTLLEYDDTCPAAKAVRNIWETVMTHPAMKLERLM; this is translated from the coding sequence ATGAAAGAGCTGGTGATATTGAGTGGAAAAGGCGGCACCGGCAAAACCAGCCTGACCGCCGCATTTGCAGGGCTTAAATCCTCATTGATGCTCTGTGATGCTGATGTGGATGCAGCCGACCTGCACCTGATTATGGCCCCGGATGTTCAGGAAACCCATGATTTTGTGGGCGGCAACGAGGCAGTCATCGACCCGGACCGGTGCACGGGCTGCGGAACGTGTCTGGAACTGTGCCGGTTCGATGCCATTGATGAAAACCAGGGAGAATATACCGTGGACGTCTTGAACTGTGAAGGCTGCGGGGTCTGTGTAGACATGTGCCCGGAATCCGCCATTGATTTTCCCCGGAAAACCTGCGGCCAGTGGTTTGTGTCCCATACCCGGTTCGGTCCCATGGTCCATGCCCGGTTAGGCATTGCTGAAGAAAACTCCGGCCGGCTGGTGGCCTTAGTAAGGGAACAGGCCAAAAAAAGGGCCAGAGACGCACATATTGATTTGATTCTCACGGACGGCCCTCCGGGCATCGGATGCCCGGTCATTGCCAGCATCGGTCAGGCCAGTGCCATCCTCATCGTGGCAGAACCCACGGTGTCGGGTATCCATGACATGAAACGGGTGGGAGAACTGGCAGCCCACTTCAAAATCCCGGCCATGGTGTGCATCAATAAATTTGATCTGAATCTGGACCAGACCCGGGCCATCGAAACCATTGCCCGGGAAAAAAATATTCTGGTGGCAGGGAAAATTCCTTTTGATCCGGCTTTTACCAAAGCCATGATCCAGATTCAGACGCTGTTGGAATATGATGATACCTGCCCGGCTGCCAAAGCGGTCAGAAACATCTGGGAAACCGTGATGACGCATCCTGCCATGAAATTAGAACGGTTAATGTAA
- a CDS encoding PocR ligand-binding domain-containing protein produces MTLLDICPLETWEALETDLYEKFNLQGSVFNPEGTRITTVKNFSNPLCPAIKSMEKGQTFICSAAHMNMNAMVKKSREPLVEECDAGLTKLVVPVFYKDEFLGVVGGCGLLPEGEAVDSYAVSKIADMDEAKIKRLGSDVPPVSPGTIAAAIDFIQERIQQILDSCDPES; encoded by the coding sequence ATGACCCTTTTAGATATTTGTCCTCTGGAAACATGGGAAGCGCTGGAAACCGATTTGTATGAAAAATTCAACCTTCAGGGATCTGTGTTCAACCCCGAAGGAACCCGCATCACCACGGTAAAAAATTTTTCCAACCCCTTGTGTCCTGCCATCAAGTCCATGGAAAAAGGCCAGACCTTTATCTGCTCTGCGGCGCACATGAACATGAATGCCATGGTGAAAAAATCCCGTGAACCCCTGGTGGAAGAATGTGACGCCGGTTTGACCAAACTGGTGGTCCCTGTTTTTTATAAAGATGAATTTCTCGGCGTGGTGGGGGGATGCGGACTGCTGCCCGAGGGGGAAGCCGTGGACAGTTATGCCGTATCCAAAATCGCTGACATGGATGAAGCAAAAATCAAGCGACTGGGTTCTGATGTCCCGCCTGTTTCACCCGGCACCATTGCGGCAGCCATAGATTTCATCCAGGAACGGATCCAGCAGATTCTGGATTCCTGCGACCCAGAAAGCTGA
- a CDS encoding sensor histidine kinase — MSDSCKRPVNKGSVRAGTREERLCQPGGSWTILVIDDETDVRDVMVISLEDAGYRTLSAPDGETGLRLLETRAPQILITDIKMPGMSGLEVLKKAHLIRPETQVIVTTGFADIKKAITALQYDASDFITKPVDDTTLHLALKRAMERYQNQKELADYTRLLEQTVLNQEKILHQEKMMSLGRLAASMVHEINNPLSGILNYITLMIRLVEKPGWDGAGQNRFKEYLTIIHQETRRCADLVSGLLQFSRKSSLQFKPVDICELIEYSRMLCNHRLELADIVLKITCEPTIPKVLGDINQLQQCVINLIFNAIDAIEGTHPAASDSMKEPSLTARPAGRIRIKADIEDADHQVCIRVSDDGKGISPGDLPRIFEPFFTTKQDGHGVGLGLSTVYGIIEHHNGTISVDSEPGQGTCFTIRLPALDETTKTKESNS; from the coding sequence ATGTCGGATTCCTGTAAACGTCCGGTGAACAAGGGCTCTGTCCGTGCCGGAACCAGGGAAGAAAGGCTGTGTCAACCCGGGGGTTCATGGACGATCCTGGTGATCGACGATGAAACCGATGTACGGGACGTCATGGTCATCAGCCTGGAAGACGCCGGTTACAGGACCCTTTCCGCGCCGGACGGTGAGACCGGTCTCAGGCTGCTGGAAACCCGGGCACCTCAGATCCTTATCACGGATATCAAGATGCCGGGCATGAGCGGCCTGGAAGTGTTGAAAAAAGCCCACCTGATCCGGCCGGAAACCCAGGTGATCGTCACCACGGGATTTGCGGACATCAAAAAAGCGATCACCGCATTGCAGTACGATGCATCTGATTTCATTACCAAACCCGTGGACGACACCACATTGCACCTGGCCTTGAAGCGGGCCATGGAGCGGTATCAAAATCAGAAGGAACTGGCGGATTACACGCGGCTTCTGGAACAGACCGTCCTGAATCAGGAAAAGATTCTGCACCAGGAAAAAATGATGTCTTTAGGCCGCCTGGCCGCCAGTATGGTCCATGAGATCAACAACCCGCTGTCCGGGATTCTGAATTATATCACGCTGATGATCCGGCTGGTGGAAAAACCGGGATGGGACGGGGCCGGTCAAAACCGTTTTAAAGAGTATCTGACCATTATTCATCAGGAAACCCGGCGCTGTGCCGACTTGGTTTCCGGACTGCTGCAGTTTTCCAGAAAATCCAGCCTTCAATTCAAACCCGTGGATATCTGCGAGCTCATCGAGTACAGCCGAATGCTGTGCAACCACAGGCTGGAACTGGCGGATATCGTTCTTAAAATTACCTGTGAGCCGACAATTCCAAAGGTGTTGGGCGATATCAACCAATTGCAGCAATGTGTGATCAATCTGATTTTCAATGCCATTGACGCGATTGAAGGAACGCATCCGGCAGCATCGGACAGTATGAAGGAGCCGTCTCTCACGGCCCGGCCGGCGGGCCGGATCCGGATCAAGGCAGATATCGAGGATGCGGACCATCAGGTATGTATCCGGGTGTCGGATGACGGTAAAGGCATCTCTCCCGGGGATCTGCCCCGCATTTTTGAGCCGTTTTTCACCACCAAACAGGACGGTCACGGTGTGGGCTTGGGCTTGTCCACGGTGTACGGCATCATTGAACACCATAACGGCACTATTAGCGTGGACAGTGAGCCGGGACAGGGAACCTGTTTCACCATCCGATTGCCTGCGTTAGATGAAACCACAAAAACAAAGGAATCAAATTCATGA
- a CDS encoding THUMP domain-containing class I SAM-dependent RNA methyltransferase yields the protein MTDSAFARRVKRRVSARVHEFFAVCPPGLRQVCARELTRLNLGIHDIQVVPGGVNFSGKLADACPANLWLRAPSRILMRLARFRATHFSLLEKKLSDIDWELFLPAGTDPSIQVTTHTSRLYHSDAIAQRCGPIIRAALDVKPGYTDLCSSGKDIPSQTVMIRAENNRFEISLDMSGPPLFKRGIKKQITAAPLRENLAFAILDTAGFTGQDVLMDPMCGSGTFAIEGAMIQARIPPGFYRRFACEAWPGFSPAGFAHARSQAAQQFSTAASIFASDVDPHALAALTRNLSDHAFLAQVHAFEHNFFDLRPDRFTRKKGVVVLNPPYGRRLENHLDTTAFYREITRKLAMDFKGWRAGLIFPGKQFSDLNHLNLKPFPFFHGGLNLSAGIGRI from the coding sequence ATGACGGATTCGGCCTTTGCCAGGCGGGTCAAACGCCGTGTCAGTGCCAGGGTCCATGAATTTTTCGCTGTATGCCCGCCCGGGCTCCGGCAGGTGTGTGCCAGAGAACTCACCCGTCTGAACCTTGGGATTCACGATATTCAGGTGGTGCCCGGCGGGGTGAACTTTTCCGGCAAACTGGCCGATGCCTGCCCGGCCAACCTGTGGTTGCGCGCGCCGTCCCGAATTCTCATGCGCCTGGCCCGATTCAGGGCCACCCATTTTTCTTTGCTGGAAAAAAAACTGTCAGACATTGACTGGGAACTGTTTCTGCCGGCCGGCACTGATCCGTCCATCCAGGTGACCACCCATACTTCCCGGTTATACCATTCCGATGCCATCGCCCAAAGGTGCGGCCCCATCATCCGGGCTGCGTTAGACGTCAAACCCGGTTACACGGATCTTTGTTCTTCCGGCAAAGACATCCCGTCACAGACGGTCATGATCCGGGCTGAAAACAACCGGTTTGAGATCTCCCTGGACATGTCAGGCCCCCCGCTGTTCAAGCGCGGCATCAAAAAACAGATAACCGCGGCCCCGCTGCGGGAGAACCTGGCCTTTGCCATCCTGGATACAGCCGGATTCACCGGACAGGACGTGCTCATGGATCCCATGTGCGGGTCCGGCACCTTTGCCATTGAAGGGGCCATGATTCAGGCCCGGATCCCGCCGGGATTTTATCGCCGATTTGCCTGTGAAGCCTGGCCCGGTTTCAGCCCGGCAGGCTTTGCCCATGCCCGGTCACAGGCGGCACAGCAGTTTTCAACGGCCGCTTCCATATTTGCCTCTGATGTGGATCCGCATGCCCTGGCCGCCTTGACCCGCAATCTGTCCGACCATGCGTTTCTGGCCCAAGTGCACGCTTTTGAACACAATTTTTTTGATCTGCGTCCGGATCGATTCACCCGCAAAAAAGGGGTTGTGGTACTGAACCCGCCCTATGGAAGGCGCCTGGAAAATCACCTGGACACCACCGCCTTTTACCGGGAAATCACCCGGAAGCTGGCAATGGATTTTAAAGGCTGGCGCGCGGGACTGATTTTTCCCGGTAAGCAATTCAGTGACCTCAACCATCTCAATCTTAAACCATTTCCTTTTTTCCACGGCGGGTTGAATCTGTCTGCCGGCATCGGCAGGATTTAA
- a CDS encoding NifB/NifX family molybdenum-iron cluster-binding protein → MKNGRIAIPSNGEGGLKGTRSGHFGHCDVFTFVDVEDGKITGVSTLDNQEHVQGGCMVPVNLLAEHRVNALIVGGIGMRPLMGFRQVGIDVFHDDQRPEIEPVVMDLIAGKLPEITNDQVCGGGGGQ, encoded by the coding sequence ATGAAAAACGGAAGAATCGCGATTCCCTCCAATGGTGAGGGAGGCCTCAAAGGCACTCGTTCCGGTCATTTCGGACATTGTGACGTGTTTACCTTTGTGGATGTGGAAGACGGCAAAATTACCGGGGTTTCCACGCTGGACAACCAGGAGCATGTTCAGGGCGGATGCATGGTACCGGTGAATCTACTGGCGGAACACCGGGTCAACGCCCTGATCGTGGGCGGCATCGGCATGCGGCCTTTGATGGGATTCCGTCAGGTGGGCATTGACGTGTTCCATGATGACCAGCGGCCGGAAATCGAGCCGGTGGTCATGGATCTCATTGCCGGCAAACTGCCGGAAATCACCAATGACCAGGTCTGCGGCGGCGGTGGCGGACAATAA
- a CDS encoding DUF547 domain-containing protein, producing MKPAVFFIFVIISMGLAAPDLSVAADSVDNRLWAELLKAHVQNGRVDYDGFKQDEAKLDQYLAILSATDPGTLSHHHQFAFYINAYNAFTIKLILTRYPGINSIKEIGGFFSNPWSKKFIPLNGFKVNLDHIEHDILRPRFKDPRMHFAINCAAKSCPPLLNEPYEGDTLESRLDDQTRRFINHPGNTFLKNGTLFISRIFKWFEADFSDNPLNFIRRYADDALKQTLDNTAATGEISIQYLYYDWTLNR from the coding sequence ATGAAACCGGCGGTTTTTTTCATATTTGTCATCATTTCAATGGGGTTGGCCGCCCCTGATTTATCCGTTGCCGCAGATTCCGTAGACAACCGGTTGTGGGCCGAACTGCTTAAAGCCCATGTCCAAAACGGGCGGGTGGATTATGACGGGTTCAAACAGGATGAAGCCAAACTGGATCAATACCTGGCCATTTTAAGTGCCACAGACCCGGGCACGTTATCTCACCATCACCAGTTCGCCTTTTATATCAACGCGTACAACGCATTTACCATCAAGCTGATTCTGACCCGGTATCCGGGCATCAATTCCATCAAGGAGATCGGCGGTTTTTTTTCCAATCCCTGGAGTAAAAAATTCATTCCCCTCAACGGGTTCAAGGTGAATCTGGACCATATCGAACATGACATTCTCAGGCCCCGGTTCAAGGATCCACGAATGCATTTTGCCATCAATTGTGCGGCGAAAAGCTGCCCCCCGCTTTTAAACGAACCCTATGAAGGCGACACCCTGGAATCCCGCCTGGATGATCAGACCCGGCGATTCATCAACCATCCGGGCAACACGTTTTTAAAAAACGGCACCCTTTTTATCAGCCGGATTTTTAAATGGTTTGAAGCGGATTTTTCAGACAATCCCTTAAACTTCATCCGCCGGTATGCAGATGATGCCTTGAAACAGACGCTGGATAACACCGCTGCCACCGGCGAAATTTCTATCCAATATCTGTATTATGACTGGACGTTGAACCGCTGA
- a CDS encoding HAMP domain-containing protein codes for MAVKKKTAFLKIPLSIKLFCSSVLSILIFTIPLFFLVNQSLKDLGQFADTANTRQIKQMANQYLAGMAREKARKYDEIFLHYQTSVTFLGMKASEIYTRLAAGHAFHSMVPSMIYHPGNAIWYTPESDPLITAFWGDKTLSLPIVSELQALAEMDLYLVMAKKNCRRAMAAHIITRTGIGKYYTLNPDMRNACFNLPNPADFDLRNGEPMTTFTQQSEADYGFRWTRPYKDDVAPGLMMTGVAPILDGNGRLKGVTGMDIPLADMFQDLDKGHPLLSNPDAPPGDFFALLMDSQGRLISFPVALLPLLGLDMDISHFKYSDNILSLNLTQSRQPVIEQITRQILNATSYQDTLTIQDRSYILASHRLHQTNWHIVLASSENNLLDSIEQTRNVMDDNLSGILKSFMIYAGIIFLVALGCSYSGVRRFVRPLQHLTRLTRRISKEVYSEKVPENRNDEIGELSRAFNEMTDRLQQSQQREKKHIQELSHQADRLKQLNEYLVHSDETERKMMASDLHDSVVQTLAMGISRTKDLVESDDPARPDQIRAIQAILEQAVREIRTLIYKLSPPILDDFDIDIAIGALIEEINAREKTAYRYINQVTDPIPLPHALKVTLYRAVNELLTNIRKHARTPNASIQLWFSDPDICLQVKDAGAGMDVQALKPSKDHGFGLYSLSERIQNFGGTLTITSTPGKGTKILLTAPVNQRGSNIHE; via the coding sequence ATGGCCGTGAAAAAAAAGACCGCTTTTTTAAAAATACCGCTTTCCATCAAACTGTTCTGCAGTTCTGTCCTATCCATCCTGATCTTTACCATCCCGTTGTTTTTTCTGGTCAATCAATCGCTGAAAGATCTGGGGCAGTTCGCAGATACGGCCAATACCAGACAAATCAAGCAGATGGCCAATCAATATCTGGCCGGCATGGCCCGGGAAAAAGCCCGAAAATACGATGAAATTTTTTTACATTATCAAACATCCGTGACATTTCTGGGAATGAAAGCCAGTGAAATCTACACCCGCCTAGCAGCCGGTCATGCTTTCCATTCCATGGTTCCGTCCATGATATATCATCCGGGAAACGCCATATGGTATACCCCTGAATCCGACCCGCTTATCACGGCATTCTGGGGGGATAAGACGCTGTCTTTGCCCATTGTATCGGAACTGCAGGCCCTGGCGGAAATGGATCTGTATCTGGTCATGGCCAAAAAAAACTGCCGCCGGGCCATGGCCGCCCATATCATCACCCGGACCGGGATCGGGAAATATTATACCTTGAATCCGGACATGCGAAACGCATGTTTCAACCTGCCGAACCCGGCTGATTTCGACCTTAGAAACGGTGAACCCATGACCACGTTTACCCAACAGTCCGAAGCGGACTACGGGTTTCGATGGACCCGGCCTTACAAAGACGATGTGGCACCCGGGCTGATGATGACGGGTGTTGCCCCCATACTGGATGGAAACGGCCGGCTCAAAGGAGTCACGGGCATGGATATCCCTCTGGCCGACATGTTTCAGGATCTGGACAAAGGCCACCCGCTGTTATCGAATCCAGATGCCCCCCCCGGCGATTTTTTTGCGCTTCTCATGGATTCACAGGGCCGGTTGATCTCTTTTCCTGTCGCCTTGCTGCCCTTGCTTGGCCTGGACATGGACATCAGCCATTTCAAATATTCAGACAATATCCTGTCACTGAACCTCACCCAATCCCGGCAGCCTGTCATTGAACAAATTACGCGGCAGATTTTGAATGCCACGTCATACCAGGATACGCTCACCATCCAGGACCGGTCCTATATTCTGGCCTCCCACCGCCTTCATCAAACCAACTGGCACATCGTGCTGGCAAGCAGCGAAAACAATCTGCTTGACTCCATTGAGCAGACACGCAACGTCATGGATGACAACCTGTCAGGTATCCTGAAAAGCTTTATGATCTATGCCGGTATCATATTTCTTGTGGCCTTGGGGTGCAGCTATTCAGGGGTCAGACGGTTTGTCCGTCCTCTCCAGCATTTGACCCGTCTGACACGCCGGATATCTAAAGAAGTGTATTCAGAAAAAGTCCCGGAAAACCGCAATGATGAAATCGGGGAACTGTCCCGGGCCTTCAATGAAATGACCGATCGCCTGCAACAGTCCCAGCAAAGGGAAAAAAAACATATTCAAGAGTTGTCTCATCAGGCAGACCGGCTGAAACAACTCAATGAATACCTGGTCCACTCGGACGAAACAGAACGAAAAATGATGGCGTCGGATCTGCATGACAGCGTAGTCCAGACCCTGGCCATGGGCATTTCCCGAACAAAAGATCTGGTGGAATCTGATGATCCGGCCCGGCCGGACCAGATCCGCGCGATTCAGGCCATTCTGGAACAGGCGGTTCGGGAGATCCGAACACTGATTTACAAACTGTCTCCCCCGATTCTGGATGACTTTGACATTGATATCGCCATTGGGGCGCTGATCGAGGAGATCAATGCCCGGGAAAAGACCGCATACCGGTACATCAACCAGGTCACGGATCCCATTCCGCTGCCCCATGCACTGAAGGTGACCCTGTACCGGGCGGTCAATGAACTGCTGACCAATATCCGAAAACATGCCCGTACCCCGAACGCCAGCATCCAATTGTGGTTTTCGGATCCGGACATCTGTCTGCAGGTGAAAGATGCCGGCGCGGGCATGGACGTTCAGGCATTGAAACCATCCAAGGATCACGGGTTTGGTCTGTACAGCCTGTCTGAACGGATTCAGAATTTCGGCGGCACCCTGACCATCACATCCACCCCCGGCAAAGGAACGAAAATTCTGCTGACCGCGCCGGTCAATCAAAGGGGATCGAATATCCATGAATAA
- a CDS encoding NifB/NifX family molybdenum-iron cluster-binding protein, with protein MKIAITATGTDLSADVDPRFGRASYILVVDSETLDVEIIDNAANKDAFKGAGIQAAAAVSEKGAQVLLTGFCGPNAFKTLDAANIKVANDVSGTVQSAVERFKAGEYTISTAANTEGHW; from the coding sequence ATGAAAATTGCCATTACAGCCACGGGCACGGATCTGTCTGCCGATGTGGACCCGCGTTTCGGAAGAGCATCCTATATTCTGGTGGTGGATTCCGAAACACTGGATGTGGAAATCATCGATAACGCCGCCAACAAGGACGCCTTTAAAGGGGCCGGTATTCAGGCGGCTGCCGCGGTCAGCGAAAAAGGGGCCCAGGTGCTGCTGACCGGATTTTGCGGACCCAACGCGTTTAAAACACTGGATGCCGCCAACATCAAAGTGGCCAACGATGTCAGCGGCACGGTTCAATCGGCCGTGGAACGGTTCAAGGCGGGTGAATATACGATTTCAACTGCGGCCAATACTGAAGGTCACTGGTAA